A single Prevotella sp. E15-22 DNA region contains:
- the tnpB gene encoding IS66 family insertion sequence element accessory protein TnpB (TnpB, as the term is used for proteins encoded by IS66 family insertion elements, is considered an accessory protein, since TnpC, encoded by a neighboring gene, is a DDE family transposase.) — protein MINFTSRTKYFISSKPTDMRNGREGLAGIVREVMGHNPKCYDEAFIFYSKDYRKVKILHYDINGYVMYQKWFDSGKFLKPEFTKVQKSHEISRETLILLLSTAIQTKIAI, from the coding sequence ATGATTAATTTCACATCGAGAACCAAGTATTTCATTAGCAGCAAACCTACTGACATGCGCAATGGCCGCGAAGGGCTAGCAGGTATAGTGCGAGAGGTGATGGGCCATAATCCTAAGTGCTATGACGAGGCATTCATATTCTACTCAAAGGATTACAGGAAGGTCAAGATCCTCCATTATGACATCAACGGCTATGTGATGTATCAGAAATGGTTTGATAGTGGTAAGTTCTTGAAACCTGAATTTACGAAGGTACAGAAGAGCCACGAGATCAGTCGTGAAACGCTTATTTTGCTTCTGTCCACTGCCATCCAGACCAAGATAGCGATATAA
- a CDS encoding IS66 family transposase — translation MIERDNRDIQFTHLAMENVRLQNLVLEYEEELRLRDVEDAADKAQTAEMLASKDRQIAEQAALIESQKKDIERITADRDQERDSRIKAEDEKKALIIQLNQQKQDHEEELKELLPAKEMLKEVEKNNLDCQAVIKMMLNRKYNTNSDARRYMDGEFCLDDPLIQDMGLGDIVKALLARTQTSDYKEEEKPAPRRSPRGSVKPKNKKSQAGISKKRRKWTKEAIEELGIDTSNLPKGAKLIKRKDKDSGYDIWYVELITYVGPKLERRTYCIGRFNVPGRDPMCSKYPESIIQGNPMTPSLAAFYLDQKIGYGMSEERILQMLAQMGGNIPQATLNGWAHDVMGYLKDRLQEPMKDAIKLSVYTHNDGTHIIVRSWNEEKKCYEYHVEWIHGVLSPDMKTVVMLYADGSRSHTIQEEEIFKGSNIKSFIADRAPLYETIVKDLEEYHIVRAACWFHARHKFVNAYISDKRMAQIIDLINGLFMIERQAKDMSFKKRKEFRRIHSRPLVTRLFFLLHKMRRRAEDYGKMVNDAVNYLLDDEKAFKAFLKNGRIELSNSAAERMFRHIAMGRRNWLHSGSHDAAQNIAFMYSLYESCKLNDLNFFDYINDVLTRLMKGETDYKSLIPCNYKPLPKDDGEGQKEAA, via the coding sequence ATGATAGAAAGAGATAATAGGGACATCCAGTTCACCCATCTTGCAATGGAGAACGTCAGGCTTCAGAACTTGGTTCTGGAGTATGAAGAGGAGCTCCGTCTGCGCGATGTGGAGGATGCTGCGGATAAGGCTCAAACGGCCGAAATGCTGGCATCTAAGGATCGGCAGATTGCCGAACAGGCTGCCCTTATAGAATCTCAGAAGAAAGACATTGAGCGCATCACGGCAGACAGAGACCAGGAGAGGGATAGCCGTATAAAGGCAGAAGATGAGAAGAAAGCCCTGATTATACAGCTGAACCAGCAGAAGCAGGATCATGAGGAGGAACTGAAGGAACTGCTTCCAGCCAAGGAAATGCTCAAGGAGGTCGAGAAGAACAATCTCGACTGTCAGGCTGTTATCAAGATGATGCTCAATCGCAAGTATAATACCAACAGTGATGCCAGACGCTATATGGATGGTGAGTTCTGTCTTGATGATCCGCTGATTCAAGACATGGGACTAGGCGATATAGTAAAGGCCCTGCTTGCACGTACTCAGACCTCCGATTACAAGGAGGAAGAAAAACCGGCGCCTCGCAGGTCTCCAAGAGGCAGTGTCAAACCGAAAAACAAGAAGAGCCAGGCAGGTATCAGTAAGAAACGCCGCAAGTGGACTAAGGAAGCTATCGAAGAGCTTGGCATCGACACGTCAAATCTCCCTAAAGGTGCAAAGCTCATCAAGCGTAAGGACAAGGATAGCGGCTATGACATTTGGTATGTAGAGCTGATAACCTATGTCGGTCCTAAGTTGGAGAGAAGGACATACTGCATAGGCCGTTTCAATGTGCCGGGCAGAGATCCGATGTGCAGCAAGTATCCAGAAAGTATCATACAGGGCAATCCGATGACGCCCAGTCTTGCAGCCTTCTACCTAGATCAGAAGATAGGCTACGGCATGAGTGAGGAGAGAATCCTTCAGATGCTGGCGCAGATGGGTGGCAACATCCCGCAGGCAACTTTGAACGGCTGGGCACATGATGTCATGGGCTATCTGAAGGACAGGCTGCAAGAGCCAATGAAGGATGCCATCAAGCTTTCTGTGTACACTCATAATGACGGCACACATATAATAGTCCGTAGCTGGAATGAGGAGAAGAAGTGTTACGAATACCATGTGGAGTGGATTCATGGTGTGCTTTCTCCTGATATGAAGACGGTAGTTATGCTCTATGCTGATGGCAGTCGCAGTCATACGATCCAGGAAGAGGAGATTTTCAAAGGCTCCAATATCAAAAGTTTCATTGCAGACCGGGCTCCTCTATATGAGACTATAGTCAAGGACTTGGAGGAATACCATATTGTACGTGCTGCCTGCTGGTTTCACGCTCGCCACAAGTTTGTTAATGCCTATATCAGTGACAAGCGCATGGCTCAGATAATAGACCTTATTAATGGTCTGTTCATGATTGAGCGTCAGGCAAAGGACATGAGCTTCAAGAAACGGAAGGAATTTAGGAGGATACACAGCAGACCGCTTGTGACGAGGCTGTTCTTCCTCCTTCATAAGATGCGACGGCGGGCAGAAGACTATGGGAAGATGGTTAACGATGCCGTGAATTATTTATTAGATGATGAGAAAGCCTTTAAGGCATTCCTTAAAAATGGTAGAATTGAACTCTCAAACAGTGCTGCGGAGCGTATGTTCCGACACATAGCCATGGGCCGTCGTAATTGGCTGCACTCTGGTAGTCATGATGCTGCCCAGAACATAGCCTTCATGTACTCGCTGTATGAAAGCTGTAAGCTTAATGATCTGAACTTCTTTGATTACATCAATGATGTGCTGACCAGACTGATGAAGGGTGAGACCGATTACAAGTCTCTTATCCCATGCAATTACAAGCCTCTTCCCAAGGACGATGGTGAAGGGCAAAAAGAGGCGGCCTGA
- a CDS encoding lipopolysaccharide biosynthesis protein, whose amino-acid sequence MKDTIISVLKGSLFKETFIYTATDMIGKAMAFILLPIVSFYMPPAELGIATNFTVLTGLIILLSGLAIVNSLFYFFYEQNKNENNQMVSNSILLCIILSCTIGSLMLLCHRIIETYLMLDRKIQLLSMAFVIGSLISQANLNVLRLENKAKQYAALQVLQIVLHAIVVLFFVVTLKGGGIGKIYAEVLVFSFIGSIHFAFLMRKGYLKLKASVAWMKKLLSFGLPLLPHSLSFWLKGGMDKILITTYCGLQFNGLYSMALSISSIYTMLIQSFFNAYIPYLQKRLSFNGEAIDEKKRIVKQIYLIISIFALIAIISLGGCWFVFNYMIDSKYLTAYQYLPVIFLANFVYTFYSFTIQFIYKAKKTFVMGIITFTASLTQMALTFWFVQLFGVMGAVYSLLLGNCLITVGISLYSNYVYPMPWVSFNRK is encoded by the coding sequence ATGAAAGATACTATCATTTCCGTACTAAAAGGAAGCCTTTTCAAAGAAACATTTATTTATACTGCTACAGATATGATAGGGAAGGCTATGGCTTTTATACTCCTTCCCATAGTCTCTTTTTATATGCCTCCAGCAGAACTAGGAATAGCTACAAACTTTACGGTACTAACGGGATTGATAATTCTATTATCTGGACTTGCTATTGTTAATAGCTTATTCTATTTCTTTTATGAGCAGAATAAGAATGAGAACAACCAGATGGTTTCTAATTCTATACTACTATGCATTATTTTATCTTGCACTATTGGTAGTTTAATGTTATTATGCCATCGTATAATCGAAACTTATCTGATGTTAGACAGAAAGATACAGTTGCTTAGCATGGCATTTGTTATTGGTAGCCTAATTTCACAAGCCAATCTAAATGTATTACGTTTAGAGAATAAAGCAAAACAATACGCAGCTTTGCAGGTCTTACAAATAGTATTGCATGCTATTGTAGTGTTATTTTTTGTAGTCACCTTGAAAGGTGGAGGCATCGGAAAAATTTATGCAGAGGTATTAGTTTTCTCATTTATAGGGAGCATCCATTTCGCGTTCTTAATGCGAAAGGGCTATTTGAAATTGAAGGCAAGTGTTGCGTGGATGAAAAAACTATTAAGTTTTGGTTTACCCTTATTACCACATTCTTTGTCATTTTGGTTAAAAGGGGGAATGGATAAAATATTAATAACAACATATTGTGGTCTTCAATTTAATGGTTTATATTCTATGGCACTTAGCATTAGTTCAATTTATACAATGCTTATCCAGTCATTTTTTAATGCATATATTCCTTATTTACAAAAAAGGTTATCTTTTAATGGTGAAGCAATCGATGAAAAAAAAAGAATTGTCAAACAAATATATTTAATTATTTCTATATTTGCATTAATTGCAATAATATCCTTAGGTGGATGTTGGTTTGTATTTAATTATATGATTGATTCTAAATATTTAACTGCATATCAATATTTACCTGTTATATTTTTAGCCAATTTTGTCTATACTTTCTATAGTTTTACGATACAATTTATTTATAAAGCCAAGAAAACTTTTGTTATGGGAATAATAACATTCACTGCAAGCTTAACGCAAATGGCTTTAACGTTCTGGTTCGTACAACTTTTTGGAGTTATGGGAGCTGTATATAGTCTTTTACTAGGTAATTGTCTTATAACAGTTGGAATTTCTTTATATAGTAATTATGTTTATCCCATGCCATGGGTATCGTTTAATAGAAAATAA
- a CDS encoding NAD(P)-dependent oxidoreductase, whose translation MNNKVLVTGGAGFIGSHVALKLIEKGYEVTVLDNLLEQIHGTDSDKTSPLYCSIKDKVRFIKADVCDKAALEQGLLDADYVIHLAAETGTGQSMYEIKRYIDVNIGGTALLLDLLTNTKNHVKRVVVAESRAIYGEGKYHCEKCGDVYPTERKDEDMAKGDFECHCPKCGGKVSLVATTEDSAIHPSSVYGIGKQVQGQLVHLICKNIGIESVSFRYQNVYGPGQSLTNPYTGILSIFSNRIKSHKGINIFEDGKETRDFVYIDDVVDATIAGMEVPEANGHVFNVGTGIATDVLTVAQTLCKHYGIDVPLRVSGNYRLGDIRHNYADISRAKQILGFQPKWSFDAGIKQFTDWVNRQDLQTDNYEASLEEMKQKGLFK comes from the coding sequence ATGAATAATAAAGTATTAGTCACAGGCGGAGCCGGATTTATTGGATCACATGTTGCCCTGAAACTGATAGAGAAGGGCTATGAAGTGACAGTTCTTGATAACTTGTTGGAGCAAATCCACGGAACAGATTCCGACAAGACCTCTCCGCTCTATTGTAGTATCAAGGACAAAGTGAGATTTATCAAGGCAGATGTTTGCGATAAGGCTGCCCTTGAACAGGGATTGCTGGATGCAGACTATGTGATTCACCTGGCAGCTGAGACTGGTACCGGTCAGTCTATGTATGAAATTAAGCGTTACATAGATGTAAACATTGGTGGCACAGCCTTGCTACTAGACCTTCTAACCAACACCAAGAATCACGTTAAACGTGTAGTGGTTGCAGAATCTCGCGCTATCTATGGTGAAGGGAAATACCATTGCGAAAAGTGCGGTGATGTATATCCCACTGAGCGCAAGGATGAAGATATGGCCAAAGGTGACTTTGAATGCCATTGCCCCAAGTGTGGCGGAAAAGTTTCATTAGTTGCTACAACAGAAGATAGTGCCATCCATCCTTCTTCTGTATATGGCATTGGGAAGCAGGTACAGGGACAGTTGGTACATTTAATTTGCAAGAACATAGGTATAGAGTCCGTATCCTTCCGTTACCAGAACGTATATGGCCCTGGTCAGTCATTGACCAATCCTTATACGGGCATCCTAAGTATCTTCTCAAATCGCATTAAGAGTCACAAAGGAATTAACATCTTTGAAGACGGAAAAGAGACACGTGACTTCGTGTATATTGATGATGTGGTAGATGCGACCATAGCCGGCATGGAAGTGCCTGAGGCAAACGGCCACGTATTTAATGTGGGAACTGGTATAGCAACAGATGTGCTTACCGTTGCTCAAACGCTTTGTAAGCATTATGGTATAGACGTCCCTTTGAGAGTATCTGGTAATTATCGCTTGGGCGATATTCGCCACAATTATGCAGATATTTCCCGGGCAAAACAGATTCTTGGATTCCAGCCCAAATGGTCATTTGATGCAGGCATCAAACAATTCACTGATTGGGTGAACCGGCAGGATTTACAGACAGATAATTACGAGGCTTCTTTGGAAGAGATGAAGCAAAAAGGCCTCTTTAAATAA
- a CDS encoding NAD(P)-dependent oxidoreductase, translated as MKVLVTGANGYIGRHVVKALLDKGAEVIACDIVTNDVDERAERKTLNLFELPEGNVYEQLGSPDVCLHMAWRNGFVHNAPTQIGDLSAHYKFLTAMIDGGLKQLAVMGTMHEVGYWEGAIDENTPCNPISMYGIAKDALRRAMILYCQQKNCILQWLRCYYILGDDKKNNSIFCKLLLAAEEGKKNFPFTTGKNQYDFITVDELANQLSAAVMQKDVVGIINCCTGKPMSLADRVEQFIKEHNLDIKLEYGAFPDRPYDSPCEYGNNKKIQQILK; from the coding sequence ATGAAGGTACTAGTAACAGGAGCCAATGGTTACATTGGCCGTCACGTGGTGAAAGCCCTTTTGGATAAAGGTGCTGAAGTGATAGCGTGTGATATTGTCACCAATGATGTAGATGAGCGTGCAGAACGTAAGACGTTAAACCTCTTTGAACTGCCAGAAGGCAATGTATATGAACAATTAGGTTCACCTGATGTTTGCCTCCATATGGCTTGGCGTAATGGCTTTGTGCATAATGCCCCCACCCAAATTGGTGACCTCTCTGCTCATTATAAGTTCTTGACTGCTATGATTGATGGTGGTCTGAAGCAACTGGCTGTGATGGGAACTATGCACGAAGTTGGCTATTGGGAAGGTGCTATTGATGAAAACACCCCATGCAATCCTATTTCTATGTACGGCATTGCTAAAGATGCCCTCCGCAGAGCTATGATACTCTATTGCCAGCAGAAGAACTGTATTCTCCAGTGGCTTCGCTGCTACTACATACTAGGTGATGACAAGAAGAATAACTCCATCTTCTGCAAACTCTTGTTGGCTGCGGAAGAAGGCAAAAAAAACTTCCCGTTCACGACAGGTAAGAATCAGTATGATTTTATCACAGTTGATGAACTTGCCAATCAACTTTCTGCTGCTGTTATGCAAAAGGATGTTGTTGGAATAATTAATTGTTGTACAGGCAAACCTATGAGCTTAGCTGATAGGGTAGAGCAATTTATTAAGGAGCATAATCTTGACATTAAATTGGAGTATGGCGCATTCCCTGACAGACCGTACGACTCGCCATGTGAATATGGGAACAACAAAAAGATACAACAGATATTGAAATAG
- a CDS encoding DapH/DapD/GlmU-related protein yields MKLIYYIRKILALRSSDAYSKWLRSNGIVIMGGVHFNPRSTLIDITRPSLVTIGENCYFNSNFTLLTHDYVAKVFIESGRDYLPSSGRVTIGNNVSTGRNVTILKGVTIGDNVFIAAGSIVTKDIPSNSIAAGVPCKVIMSLEDYYQKRKREYEKEAQDYANSIRERYKREPRPEDFWEEFPLFVSGNEVDNYPQIPIKYQLGPSFVRYIKEHKAKYKSFKDFVDSSKMIK; encoded by the coding sequence ATGAAACTGATATATTACATAAGAAAGATATTGGCACTTAGGAGTTCAGATGCTTATAGTAAGTGGTTGAGGAGTAATGGAATAGTCATTATGGGGGGGGTGCATTTCAATCCCCGTTCCACTCTAATAGATATTACTCGTCCCTCTCTTGTAACAATTGGTGAGAATTGTTATTTCAACTCCAATTTTACATTATTAACACATGATTATGTTGCGAAAGTATTTATTGAGAGCGGTAGGGACTATTTACCGAGTTCAGGAAGGGTGACAATAGGGAATAATGTTTCAACAGGAAGAAATGTTACCATATTAAAAGGAGTGACCATAGGTGACAATGTATTTATAGCAGCAGGTTCAATTGTGACAAAAGATATACCTTCCAATAGTATAGCTGCTGGAGTACCGTGCAAAGTAATAATGAGTCTTGAAGACTATTATCAGAAAAGAAAGAGAGAGTATGAGAAGGAGGCCCAAGATTATGCCAATAGCATAAGGGAAAGATATAAGCGAGAGCCGAGACCTGAAGATTTTTGGGAGGAATTCCCGTTGTTTGTATCTGGTAATGAAGTGGACAATTACCCTCAGATACCTATCAAATATCAACTTGGTCCCTCTTTTGTACGATATATAAAAGAACACAAAGCAAAGTATAAATCCTTTAAGGATTTTGTTGATTCATCAAAAATGATTAAATGA
- a CDS encoding DapH/DapD/GlmU-related protein: MMSIYELAYKIKLRLRILLYGFFNKRYFGSFGKRVTIVQPLKIEGKKNIYLGDQVHIANYAWLAALPLTGEKEVRLEIGSGTSIGHFNHIYATKSIVIGEEVLTADKVYISDNQHHYEDISNSVIRQAVNQCNPVVIGEGSWLGENVCVIGASIGKHCVIGANSVVTKDIPDYCVAVGAPARVVKRYNKELMKWERV; encoded by the coding sequence ATGATGTCTATTTACGAATTAGCCTATAAGATAAAATTAAGACTAAGGATTCTTCTCTATGGATTCTTTAATAAAAGATATTTCGGTTCTTTTGGGAAGAGAGTGACAATCGTCCAGCCTCTAAAGATCGAGGGAAAGAAAAACATCTATTTAGGCGACCAAGTGCATATAGCTAATTATGCGTGGCTCGCGGCTCTTCCACTAACGGGGGAGAAGGAAGTTCGATTGGAGATAGGCAGTGGAACGTCAATAGGACATTTTAATCATATCTATGCTACAAAAAGCATTGTGATTGGAGAAGAAGTACTAACTGCAGATAAGGTTTATATCAGTGATAATCAGCATCATTATGAAGATATAAGCAACTCTGTGATTCGACAGGCTGTCAATCAGTGTAATCCAGTGGTTATAGGTGAAGGTAGCTGGCTAGGTGAGAATGTTTGCGTGATAGGTGCGTCAATAGGAAAGCACTGTGTGATAGGAGCTAATAGTGTAGTAACTAAAGATATTCCTGATTATTGCGTGGCAGTGGGAGCACCTGCAAGAGTTGTTAAAAGGTACAATAAAGAGTTAATGAAATGGGAAAGAGTGTAG
- a CDS encoding O-antigen ligase family protein, translating to MVVEIAQISLPYTRFATDWLPTYDVYYYVYCSIVTDFGTDTFMGFTFKRNCGYFTEAGLYAFFIVLALFVWLFVKTKKSKVELAILLVALLSTFSTTGLILTVLMFAYYINTRKIKGKAIRWLLALMTVGVVVFVVNDLLATKQEEHSFSFSARMFDLIGGIQLFLQSPIWGWGYKNHDAFYVISMQGFGTERSDSNGVVSALYQIGILGCTIFYVPFILVRKKLKENKRLFSFLSILLILLMMGEPIQYTTTGVAIVGFVTAMLMTKNKVDLKFE from the coding sequence ATGGTAGTAGAAATTGCACAGATAAGTCTTCCTTATACAAGATTCGCAACAGATTGGTTGCCAACATACGATGTATATTATTATGTATATTGTTCGATAGTGACAGATTTCGGAACAGACACGTTCATGGGTTTTACTTTTAAACGGAATTGTGGATACTTTACAGAAGCTGGACTTTATGCATTTTTCATTGTTTTAGCTCTATTTGTTTGGCTATTTGTAAAAACTAAGAAAAGCAAGGTTGAATTGGCTATTTTATTGGTTGCACTCCTTTCAACATTCTCAACAACAGGATTGATTTTGACGGTGCTTATGTTTGCCTACTATATTAATACTCGTAAAATCAAAGGAAAAGCTATAAGGTGGCTGTTGGCCTTAATGACTGTTGGAGTAGTGGTCTTTGTTGTGAATGATTTGCTGGCAACTAAGCAAGAAGAACACTCATTTTCTTTTTCAGCAAGGATGTTTGATCTAATAGGTGGAATACAGCTTTTTCTACAAAGCCCTATATGGGGGTGGGGCTACAAGAACCATGATGCGTTCTATGTAATTTCTATGCAAGGATTTGGAACAGAGCGTTCAGATTCAAATGGTGTTGTTTCTGCATTATATCAAATCGGTATTCTTGGTTGTACGATTTTTTATGTCCCTTTTATTTTAGTTCGAAAAAAGCTCAAGGAGAATAAAAGGTTGTTTTCTTTTCTTTCAATTCTGCTGATACTGTTGATGATGGGAGAACCTATACAATATACAACAACGGGTGTCGCAATTGTTGGATTCGTTACAGCTATGTTAATGACAAAGAACAAAGTAGATTTAAAATTTGAATAA
- a CDS encoding glycosyltransferase, whose protein sequence is MNNPFISVIVPVYNAESYLKGCLESILNQSYSNFELILVDDGSTDNSGWLCDNYATIDCRVRTLHKSNAGAGAARNDGLSTAKGEYIVFVDSDDKLSLDYFERLSKHDEDVVYIDVEDVNEKGQVIKHEYMSPYKTLPKMDFLRFQMTGSLPWGGVRKCVKKQFLIEKKIKFSNHKIGEEAIYSYQVLRFAKTIGFMEGVSYYCLLHDNSLSQTKLDDPLGYVPLDLREKVKENGDYVELGGTVNAFIKVAAASSVYVMAQKYPFLKFKRMAENRLQKMKSEIDSDVCTDYQHISRRHNFAIWFMEKRLWLPIWIVSRLRQ, encoded by the coding sequence ATGAATAACCCTTTTATTTCCGTAATAGTACCAGTATATAATGCTGAATCATATCTGAAAGGATGTTTAGAATCTATTTTGAATCAGAGCTATAGTAACTTCGAATTAATTTTAGTAGACGACGGCTCCACAGACAATAGTGGTTGGCTATGCGATAACTATGCCACTATAGATTGTCGTGTCCGTACTTTACACAAGTCAAACGCAGGAGCAGGGGCTGCCAGAAATGATGGCCTTTCAACGGCAAAGGGAGAATACATAGTGTTTGTTGATTCAGACGACAAATTGAGTTTAGACTACTTTGAGCGTCTTTCGAAACACGATGAAGATGTCGTATATATTGATGTAGAGGATGTAAATGAAAAAGGTCAGGTTATTAAACATGAGTATATGTCACCATATAAGACCTTGCCAAAAATGGACTTCCTGCGTTTTCAGATGACAGGTAGTTTGCCATGGGGTGGGGTTCGAAAGTGTGTTAAGAAACAATTTCTTATCGAAAAAAAAATAAAATTCAGTAATCACAAGATTGGGGAAGAGGCAATATATAGTTATCAGGTTTTACGCTTTGCTAAAACGATTGGGTTTATGGAAGGGGTTTCCTACTACTGCTTACTCCACGACAACAGCCTTTCTCAAACAAAGTTGGATGACCCTTTAGGATATGTTCCACTGGATTTAAGAGAGAAGGTTAAAGAGAATGGTGATTATGTCGAACTTGGAGGTACAGTTAATGCCTTTATAAAGGTAGCAGCTGCCAGTTCAGTATATGTAATGGCACAGAAATATCCGTTCTTAAAATTTAAAAGAATGGCTGAGAATAGACTCCAAAAGATGAAAAGCGAAATAGATTCGGATGTGTGCACCGACTATCAACATATCAGCAGAAGGCATAATTTTGCAATATGGTTCATGGAAAAAAGATTGTGGCTCCCAATCTGGATAGTCAGTAGATTAAGACAATGA
- a CDS encoding glycosyltransferase — protein sequence MNKIAVILPVYMNDKVEFLSLSVDSILNQTYRDIHIFIGVDGPINDDLEKYLNIINRKDHVSIIRFSENRGLACVLNDLLDICFKEGYEYIARMDADDISVRNRFEKQMAFLEVHKDIDVVGGSVLVIDKNGKSKGQVLKYPETHNACVERFSRRNPLSHPAVLFRKSYFEKAGCKYRPDYKKNQDTLLWYDGLLKGVKMGNVQDVILKFRSTDDMIKKRRSGIDAAKKQLSARLMINKGLGYGFISYFYAYAIFILMISPSWLRSFVYSKQ from the coding sequence ATGAATAAAATAGCAGTAATACTACCTGTTTATATGAATGATAAGGTAGAATTCCTCAGCTTATCAGTAGATAGTATCCTTAATCAGACTTATAGGGATATTCACATCTTTATAGGTGTAGATGGCCCTATTAATGATGATTTAGAGAAGTATCTTAACATTATAAATCGAAAGGATCATGTGAGTATAATAAGGTTCTCAGAGAATCGTGGCCTTGCATGTGTTTTAAATGATTTATTAGATATATGCTTCAAAGAAGGGTATGAATATATTGCTCGCATGGATGCAGATGATATTTCTGTTAGAAACAGGTTTGAAAAACAGATGGCGTTTCTTGAAGTGCACAAGGATATAGACGTTGTTGGTGGATCTGTTTTGGTAATTGATAAAAATGGTAAAAGCAAAGGACAGGTGTTAAAGTATCCAGAAACACATAATGCTTGTGTGGAAAGATTTTCACGGCGTAATCCGTTATCGCACCCTGCAGTTTTGTTTAGGAAGAGTTATTTTGAAAAAGCAGGTTGTAAATACCGTCCTGATTATAAAAAAAACCAGGACACTTTGTTGTGGTACGACGGTTTATTGAAAGGAGTGAAAATGGGTAATGTTCAGGATGTTATTCTTAAATTTCGGAGCACGGATGATATGATAAAAAAACGTCGTAGCGGAATAGACGCTGCCAAAAAACAATTATCTGCGCGACTTATGATTAATAAAGGTCTAGGATATGGTTTTATTTCATATTTTTATGCGTATGCGATTTTTATACTTATGATTTCACCTTCGTGGCTAAGATCTTTTGTATATAGTAAACAATAA
- a CDS encoding acyl carrier protein, with protein MKIKEFIENFVDQFDDLELADVTPETVMRDLDEWSSMIGLSLLNMAEKSYGVQLTFDELRNAITVQDLYDTIAKKQG; from the coding sequence ATGAAAATTAAAGAATTTATTGAGAATTTCGTTGATCAGTTCGACGATTTAGAGTTGGCGGATGTAACCCCTGAGACAGTAATGCGTGACTTGGACGAGTGGTCATCCATGATAGGTCTTTCTTTGTTGAATATGGCAGAGAAGAGTTATGGTGTGCAGTTAACATTTGATGAATTGCGCAATGCCATCACTGTTCAGGATTTGTACGACACCATTGCAAAAAAACAGGGATAA
- a CDS encoding SDR family NAD(P)-dependent oxidoreductase translates to MDSPFVIEGKSIFVTGAASGIGRATALLCAKMGAMVTITDLNEEQLKATFESLEGDGHQMVIANLTNNDDLQRLIDTLPKLEGVVCNAGIIKTILAQFADKSDIERILNINTIAPIYLTKLLLENKKIKKEASIVYTSSMGGVYNGAIGNGLYGASKAALVGFVKSLALELAPRGIRVNTVHPGITETNIYNNTSITPEQLEQEKAHYPLKRFGKPEEIANAIVFLLSDASKWMTGSQLLIDGGCSLV, encoded by the coding sequence ATGGACAGCCCGTTTGTAATTGAAGGCAAGTCAATATTTGTGACTGGTGCCGCATCTGGTATAGGCAGGGCAACTGCTCTGCTCTGTGCCAAGATGGGCGCTATGGTAACTATTACCGACTTGAATGAAGAACAATTGAAAGCAACCTTTGAAAGTCTTGAGGGTGATGGTCATCAGATGGTTATTGCAAATCTGACTAATAATGATGATTTGCAGCGATTGATTGATACCTTGCCAAAACTGGAAGGTGTGGTTTGTAATGCTGGTATTATCAAGACTATCTTGGCGCAATTTGCTGATAAATCTGATATTGAACGTATACTTAACATTAATACCATAGCTCCTATCTATTTGACCAAGCTTCTGCTTGAGAATAAGAAGATTAAAAAGGAGGCTTCAATTGTTTATACATCATCAATGGGTGGTGTGTATAATGGTGCTATTGGTAACGGTCTATATGGTGCCTCGAAGGCTGCATTGGTAGGCTTTGTGAAATCTTTGGCTTTGGAGTTGGCCCCAAGGGGTATCCGTGTGAATACGGTACATCCGGGTATTACTGAAACTAACATTTACAACAATACTTCCATTACTCCAGAACAATTGGAGCAGGAGAAGGCTCACTATCCGCTGAAGCGTTTTGGAAAACCTGAAGAGATAGCTAATGCTATTGTATTCCTGCTCTCTGATGCGTCTAAGTGGATGACTGGTAGCCAGTTGCTGATAGATGGAGGCTGTTCATTAGTTTGA